One part of the Lycium ferocissimum isolate CSIRO_LF1 chromosome 8, AGI_CSIRO_Lferr_CH_V1, whole genome shotgun sequence genome encodes these proteins:
- the LOC132067728 gene encoding piriformospora indica-insensitive protein 2-like: MRSFKNSSLCVFVFFYLVHFGVWCNGDTESMAAPMEKNEINALYSAIQGFVGKWWNGSDLYPDPCGWTPIQGVSCDLFDGFWYVTDLNIGPIHDNSVSCAPNVEFSPNLFTLKHLKSLSFFNCFVSPRHHPTPIPTESWEFLAGSLESLEFRSNPGLIGQIPTTFGRLIKLQSLVLVENGLSGEMPPNLGNLVNLRRLVLAGNKLNGKIPDSFGGFTQLLICDLSRNSLSGVLPKGLFGGLVSLLKLDLSYNRIEGKIPEEIAKLTDLTLLDLSNNFLSGGLTRSLQEMTCLEELVLSKNPMGGFLEILDWQNMRKLTTLDLSNMNLTGGIPGSIADLKKLRFLGLNDNKLNGQIPKSLENLPNASAIYLHGNDLTGELKFSEWFYGKMGRRFGVWGNPNICYPFGLMSTRYVPFGVKPCQQENFIIHLDETKSKLVNGNFVVDQNSHSSMASLNGIWRCFLVELFMVILLLLN, encoded by the exons ATGAGGAgcttcaagaattcaagtttatgtgtgtttgttttCTTCTACCTCGTTCATTTTGGTGTCTGGTGCAATGGTGATACTGAAAGTATGGCAGCTCCAATGGAGAAAAATGAGATAAATGCTCTTTATTCTGCTATTCAAGGATTTGTGGGCAAATGGTGGAATGGTTCAGATCTTTATCCAGATCCTTGTGGTTGGACTCCTATACAg GGTGTATCTTGTGACCTGTTTGATGGTTTTTGGTATGTTACTGACTTAAATATTGGACCTATACATGATAATTCTGTAAGTTGTGCACCAAATGTGGAATTCAGTCCCAATCTCTTTACTCTAAAGCACCTTAAATCTCTCTCATTCTTCAATTGTTTCGTTTCGCCTCGCCACCATCCAACTCCAATCCCTACAGAGAGCTGGGAATTTCTTGCTGGTAGCTTGGAATCACTCGAGTTTCGATCAAATCCTGGTCTCATTGGACAAATCCCCACAACATTTGGAAGGCTCATAAAGCTCCAATCTTTAGTACTAGTAGAAAATGGATTATCTGGTGAAATGCCACCAAATCTTGGGAATTTAGTGAACTTGAGGAGACTAGTTCTTGCTGGAAACAAACTTAATGGTAAAATCCCGGATAGTTTCGGAGGGTTCACTCAACTTTTGATATGTGATTTAAGCAGAAATTCACTATCTGGTGTATTGCCTAAAGGATTATTTGGAGGGTTGGTTTcacttttgaaacttgattTGAGTTACAACCGAATAGAGGGAAAAATTCCAGAAGAGATTGCAAAACTGACCGATTTGACACTTTTGGACCTTAGTAACAACTTTTTATCAGGTGGATTGACTAGGTCACTTCAAGAAATGACATGTTTGGAAGAGTTAGTCTTGTCAAAAAATCCAATGGGTGGATTCTTGGAGATTCTTGATTGGCAAAACATGAGAAAGTTAACAACTTTGGATCTGTCAAACATGAACTTGACAGGTGGGATACCAGGGTCTATAGCAGACCTAAAAAAACTAAGATTTTTAGGTCTTAATGACAATAAACTCAATGGACAAATACcaaaaagtcttgaaaatctTCCTAATGCAAGTGCTATTTACCTACATGGTAACGATCTGACAGGTGAACTTAAATTCTCTGAATGGTTTTATGGGAAAATGGGAAGGCGATTTGGGGTATGGGGAAATCCAAATATTTGTTACCCTTTTGGTTTGATGTCAACAAGATACGTCCCATTTGGGGTAAAACCATGTCAGCAAGAAAATTTTATTATTCATCTTGATGAGACAAAGTCAAAGTTGGTAAATGGGAATTTTGTGGTTGATCAGAATTCTCATTCTTCAATGGCATCTTTAAATGGGATTTGGAGATGTTTTCTAGTTGAGCTATTTATGGTCATTCTCCTACTGTTGAATTGA